From a single Solenopsis invicta isolate M01_SB chromosome 4, UNIL_Sinv_3.0, whole genome shotgun sequence genomic region:
- the LOC105200409 gene encoding condensin complex subunit 3, which translates to MAPTIKDKMKNIFHKVQFNKTDHPQYMKKFTKLYETTNLDTFWEHFIWCLKVPLSTSQRHPYIFNTLEFCAKFCMSFYPSLESENVEPISPFLNKLFKFLLSSHNAKDKGVRFRICHFLNMLLNSMGDNAFIDDNLCDQITISMMDRLLDKSPKVRAQAVYALYRLQDPADEQCPVIKMYLFHVSKDPSAEVRKAVLTTMGKNQKTLQAALLRTRDIDDTVRKKAYEFISKITVRSLTIEQRECLLKDGLKDRSESVRTCVNNVLLPAWLRYFKGDFMNLIHSLDAGIGTESATSALQVLFKNADLNILLEQVPLDKNTRLIPLASLTNENVLYWKCIIQHLHRLSCTEELELMIPELSEFCKYICDFITLISSQSYETWERESQKFILLQLFEISTMYDLSDEVGRKKLNEIIIDTLMSDHCSTKIIECLVSHLAKVIPEPSNMLNAVANVISETRLPLKENVVTQQITAEQQHEKNMQKTKLKVEVIELEENLYQAIKEQNFIQADNLKEKINALKEELNRLSKIAETVIIEDNNIREEKNDTATMVKCLDILYVAMQSVRVLTPTLRSLMCLVLNSFEHPHDSVHILALKTLGVYCILDKELAKKHIMIFFYQFSLEQENQEIWVVSLKGIFDLLLMYGLEFFDILQSPEENSVQNRSEKTRSLYTHEDSNISISKRTEVEEGPCNFIKILTGLLTNANQDLRTIAAEGLCKLLLNHRINSSNLISRLIIMCYNPVNADDIYLRQCLSAFFDCFVARVPDAQEMLEGAYLPTLQVLCNAPDISPLREINAYHISRFILSLTRRGCQKTSGQTFYTHNNLAFAILAEILNPESKIDQEVLIKSLTNLYIQIEDDLSKQNLQKAIKRVTKMVMNYDKRLLKYIEQFKQKLEMPSEGTEMDVEVESESEE; encoded by the exons ATGGCTCCGACGATCAAAGATaagatgaaaaatatatttcataaagtgCAGTTCAATAAAACCGATCATCCACAGTACATGAAGAAGTTCACAAAGTTGTACGAGACG aCAAATTTAGATACATTCTGGGAACATTTTATTTGGTGTCTGAAGGTGCCTCTTTCAACATCGCAACGACACCCATATATCTTTAACACGTTAGAATTTTGTGCCAAGTTCTGTATGAGTTTCTATCCATCCTTGGAAAGCGAAAATGTAGAACCAATCTCACCATTTCTCAACAAGTtattcaaatttcttttatcgAGCCACAATGCTAAGGATAAAGGAGTAAGGTTTCGCATATGTCATTTTCTAAATATGCTCTTAAACTCCATGGGTGATAACGCTTTCATCGACGACAACTTATGTGACCAAATTACAATTAGTATGATGGATCGATTGTTGGATAAATCACCTAAAGTTAGAGCACAGGCTGTTTATGCCTTGTACAGATTACAGGATCCAGCGGATGAACAATGCcctgtaataaaaatgtatctttttcaTGTATCTAAAGATCCAAGTGCAGAAGTTCGCAAAGCGGTTCTTACTACCATGGGGAAAAATCAGAAAACTTTACAAGCTGCATTGCTAAGAACACGAGATATTGATGATACTGTACGGAAAAAAGCATAtgaatttataagtaaaatcaCAGTACGTTCTTTGACTATTGAGCAGAGAGAATGTTTATTGAAAGATGGTCTCAAAGATAGATCTGAGAGTGTTAGAACATgtgtaaataatgttttattaccAGCATGGTTAAGATATTTCAAAGGAGACTTTATGAATCTTATTCATTCATTGGACGCTGGGATAGGAACAGAATCTGCAACTTCAGCTTTACAGGTCTTGTTCAA AAACgctgatttaaatattttattggagCAAGTGCCATTAGATAAAAATACAAGATTGATTCCATTGGCAAGTTTAacaaatgaaaatgttttatattggaAATGTATAATACAGCATCTTCATCGTCTTTCTTGTACGGAAGAATTAGAACTAATGATTCCGGAATTATcagaattttgcaaatatatatgtgATTTTATTACTCTCATATCTTCTCAGTCATATGAGACATGGGAAAGAGAGAGTCAGAAGTTTATTCTGCTACAACTTTTTGAAATATCTACGATGTATGATCTCTCAGATGAGGTAGgcagaaagaaattaaatgaaatcATAATAGATACTTTAATGAGCGATCATTGCTCTACTAAAATAATCGAGTGTCTGGTGAGTCATTTGGCAAAAGTGATACCAGAGCCTAGTAATATGCTGAATGCTGTCGCTAATGTCATTAGTGAGACTAGGCTACCTCTGAAAGAAAACGTAGTCACTCAGCAAATTACTGCAGAGCAGCAGCATGAGAAGAATATGCAA aaaactaagttaaaagttgaAGTAATAGAGCTTGAAGAAAATTTGTATCAAGCAATCAAGGAACAGAATTTTATACAAGCTGACAACCTTAAGGAAAAAATCAATGCCTTGAAAGAGGAGCTAAATCGTTTATCTAAAATAGCCGAAACTGTAATAATTGAGGATAATAATATACGGGAGGAGAAAAATGATACCGCAACTATGGTGAAGTGTCTTGATATCTTATATGTTGCGATGCAATCTGTTCGTGTATTGACACCTACACTCAGAAGTTTGATGTGTTtagttttaaatagttttgAG cATCCTCACGATAGTGTACATATATTAGCGCTGAAAACATTAGGTGTTTATTGCATTTTGGACAAGGAATTGGCTAAGAAACATATAATGATATTCTTTTACCAATTTTCTCTTGAACAAGAAAATCAAGAGATATGGGTAGTCTCTTTAAAGGGAATATTCGATCTCTTGCTTATGTATGGTTTggaattttttgatatattgcAATCTCCGGAAGAGAATTCCGTGCAAAATAGATCCGAAAAGACTCGCTCGCTTTATACACACGAGGATAGTAATATTTCAATAAGTAAACGAACTGAAGTAGAGGAAGGTCCCtgcaatttcataaaaatcttaACGGGATTGCTAACCAATGCg aATCAAGATTTGCGTACTATTGCAGCAGAAGGGCTTTGCAAATTACTGCTCAATCACCGAATCAATAGCAGTAATCTAATATCACGCTTAATAATTATGTGTTATAATCCAGTCAACGCCGATGACATTTATCTCCGTCAATGTTTAAGCGCTTTTTTCGACTGTTTTGTAGCGCGCGTACCCGATGCTCAAGAAATGCTCGAAGGCGCATACCTTCCTACATTACAAGTTCTTTGTAACGCACCGGATATTAGTCCTCTACGAGAGATTAATGCATATCACATATCTAGATTTATACTGAGTTTAACTCGACGAGGCTGTCAGAAGACCAGTGGACAAACATTTTATACGCACAATAATCTTGCGTTTGCTATACTGGCTGAGATCTTAAATCCAGAGAGCAAGATAGATCAAGAAGTTCTTATTAAATCTTTGACAAATTTGTATATTCAAATCGAAGATGATCTATCGAAACAAAATCTGCAAAAAGCTATCAAACGTGTTACAAAAATG GTGATGAATTATGACAAACGATTACTTAAATATATTGAACAgttcaaacaaaaattagaaatgccTTCTGAAGGAACAGAAATGGATGTAGAGGTCGAAAGTGAAAGCGAAGAGTAA